The Perca fluviatilis chromosome 17, GENO_Pfluv_1.0, whole genome shotgun sequence region ACCATAATTAATTTGTTGCCATTCCAAAAATGTGACCGCAATCGCAAACCAGACACAATGATTAAATtccgtctctgtgtctgtcggTTGTAGGTGGATGATGACAGCATCGATGATCTGGGTGAAGTCAAGAAGTGAAGACCAAATATGCACTTTTACTGAAATGGATGTGAcctgtaacaacaacaacaacaacaacctggcCAAATGTacacattaagtcattttataCCTATTTTATTTACTGTTCATAAAAAGCTGCGGACTTGGCCACTcacttggctttttttttttttagttaataGCTGCTTTCTCTCGTTTGCCAAAGGTGTGGTATGACGTGAATCCCTCCCAAATGTTCTTCACTCTAGCAAAACTGTAGGCTAATAAATTTCAGTCTCCTTCGCCTGTACACTCTTCTTTccaagtttttcttttcttttttttcaatgtgtgtgtgtctatttaaaaaaaaaaaaaaaaaaaaacactaaaaaggaTTGTAAGGTTGAATCACCTGCTTTATCAGAGTCACTTAAATGGCCGCAGGTTACTTGTTTTTCAGGCATCCCATTCCATCCCCGTGAGTAAACATACTCCCCTGCATAATAGTTTTATAATGAAGCCTCGCTCCCCAGACAGATAACATTTACAGTTGTTTCCGTGCTCCTCTGGGTCAATACCACTTCCCCACAGATAACACACTGCGTCATCGGGGAATTTGCATGTTTTTCCCAAGAATCGTTTGCATGAGCGGAAACATGATTCCCTTGTAAAGACACCACCTGCTACAGCATATCTATGTTGACATTGTATAGAGCAGCAGGTTGGTGTTGTGCTCCACTGACCGTTCAAAACATGAATATCACTTCAGACGAGTGCTGCGCCTTCGAGTCGCCCATGCTCGACCACGTTTTGCCGCCAATACTGATCTTGGAGTTCATATTCGGACTGATGGGAAACGTCGTCGCCCTGTGGATGTTCGTCTTTCACATGGACACATGGAAGCCCAACTCCGTGTACCTCGCTCACCTGGCTGTCGCCGACTCCATCGTGATGTTCTGCCTACCTTTCAGGGCCGACTACTACAGGCGCGGGAAGAACTGGCTGTACGGTGACGTCCCGTGTCGTATCCTGCTTTTTCTGCTGGCGGCCAACCGCGCCGCAGGGATCTTTTTCCTCACCGCCGTGGCTGTTGACCGCTACTTAAAGATTGTCCACCCGCTGAACCGGATCAACCGAATGGGTATCCGCTACGCTCTCTGGGTCTCCCTTGGTCTCTGGGTTCTGATTTTTCTTGCCACTGGATATCTTCTCGCCAGTGAGCACTTCTATTACAGTAACAACCATACACAGTGTGAGAGTTTCAACATCTGCATGGGCTTAAGTCCTCTCTTCACTTGGCACAATACTTTCTACATGACCCAGTTTTTCCTGCCCTCTGCAATTGTCGCTTTCTGCACCTTCAGAATTACATGGCAGCTGAGAAACCGGACCATGGACAAACAGGGGAAAATCAAACGGGCCGTTCAGTTTGTCTTGGCTGTGGCTTTAATTTTTATTATCTGCTTCTTTCCCAGCACTATCTCACGCGTAGCTGTCTGGGTCCTCAAGGTATGGTATAACGAATGCAAATACTTCCAAGAGGCCAACTTGGCATTCTACACTTCAGTGTGTTTCACCTACTTCAACAGCGTCCTCAACCCTCTTGTCTATTATTTCTCGAGCCCTGCCTTCACTGGCACTTTCGACAAGCTCCTGAATAAACTGCTGCGAAGGAGCGACAACAACGCTCAGACGCAAGATTCACCAGAGAGTGACATTTCCACCATTGATGGGAGAAAGGATTGAAGCCAGGTGCTTTTGTGTTCCCTTTCTAACATTGCAGGGATACTCGAATGAATGCACAGTGCATGTTAGAGGCCTGGCTACTGAGAATAGAATTACTATTATCCTAGCTtataacaaaaagtaaaatgaaGGAAAGACATTTTGCTGTGATTTTGAATATCAAAAGTACCCACCTAAAAGTAGGAGTTTAATGCTGTGTATATGTATTACAGAAACCCCTGTGAGAGTAATCATAAACCATTGACTGGAgataaaaacatcttaaattGCAAGGTGACCATGTCAAATATGCACCACAAATGCTTGTCGAATATgtgatgttttgtgtgtgtatatccgGTAACACTTTagttgaaggtatctacataagtgtgacatgacactgtcatgacacggtcatgacacatgaaccctaaccctaaattgtcatgacaaaaaccgaatgacacttactaaaagaagcgttgtGTCATAAAAGTTTATGACTTGATTATAATGTTtgtgacatgttcatgacagggTCTTGTCACTcttttatgtagataccttcaagtgttaCCGGATATCCACTTTTTCTTGGTATGGTATTTCATATAATGCTTTCAATTGTCAATCCCATCCACTGTGAACAGAAAACACTGAGTTTCTGCCACCCAGTAAAacaatatttacagtaaaaatcaGTTAAACAGCCTGAAGGAAAGATTAGAATACTTAAGTCAATTAACAGCAAACCATACACTTACTGAAAAGTGTTATGTCATACCTGAGTCCATGTGGATTACGAGCATACAGGGaatttcaacaatgtaaaaaacaaattaatttaaattaatcCTTTTTATTTCTGGGGTAAGAACAGtgcattttttaaaagtttctgTCTTGTCATTCTATGTGCATATATTTCCGCACATTTCCAGTCTTGTATCCTGTCAAAGTTTGTTTGCAATAAAAACATGTAGCATTATAATAACCAACATAAATCCCATATAACTGTGCAATTttccttttgtgtttgtgtcttttccGAGTCGATAAATcgtattttaaaatgtggcgCTCGGATGATCGAGTTTACCGTTTGGTCCATGAAGGCAGCATTAGTTGCCAAGGTGACGTCAGGCTGGGGCTGGGCTGGAAAAACATGTAACGGTGTAAAGATACGCAGCACCCACCCACGGCATCCTTTACTGAGACTCAATTCATCAACAGAGACCAAGTAAGCTTCCACGGCAACTTTTTACACACCTCTCTGCTTTTATTTAGCTTTAATATCACGTTTGTAGGGCGTTAGTTTTTACCTCAACCCCAGTTAATGTTTTATGCTAATCTGAAGCTAGCTTATAGCTTTGGCAGTTGGAGCGCATTCCAAGAGGGGCCAAAGCTATGACATCAAGGAATAAGTTTAATCTGTCCTATAACATGTTTGATTAAAGTATCCTGCcgttttgaaaatgaaatgcgTTAACTTAGgatatttagaaaaaaaaaaaaaagtgttgacgCGCAAGTTACTAGCTCCAGAGATGCAGCAAGTAGAATGAGCCCATCccagacacaaacaacacaggCCATGTAACCATGCATCAGCAGCGATTTATACATGGTATGGTTGATATCTGACTGTGTAAGGCTAAAGACAAAGAAGTGGTAGACTGAGATGCTGCCACAGATAGGACGGGATTTGACAGCTCTcggtgtgatttttattttggtcTGGCAGCACCGGCTGggcggagggagggagggagggagggagcagtGTTGAGGTAATGTTTCAGCAGACAAGACCTCTCATGTTACCTGCTCATTGCATGGGATTGAAACATACCCTTTCTTCTGTGCTACCGTTAACTGTTACGCGCAAAACAATATGCAGTAAGACAAATTCATAtctcatgtttttatttgatgGTAATTTTCAAAAATACCTGAAACAccgtcagtggtggaagaagtattcagatcctaaACTAAAACCCCCACTGAACATACTCCACTACAAGTAGAAGTCCTCCATTCAAAACCTTAAAAGTCTGTattccctgtcagtgttttacTAATATATGATCTTTCTCGATTAATattactgctgcattaatgttaCATCTTCCTGCTGTtgatgtttaaggttgtgctcattttaaCGCCTTTATAtgctgttgggtagtttaatctacagaaATCATATGTTTGTGCTTACAAGTCGTGTAAGCACTAGATTTTAACgaggaataaaaaataacatctgGTTCCAGTGTTTTCCCTCGGCTTGTGGAAGACATAGATGCACATATTTGatagggggggtgggggtttaggggtcctccctTAAGGAAATgccatttttttcaatttaaaaaatgcaatttcacatcatttaGGACCATTATAATGATtcccatatctgtgtctaaaatattgaaaaaagctaGATATGAtaattaaagacaaaacttgctaaagaagtccactggggaccaactacaTACGTTATATACCTTTGtcatggcagacatgttgacatgtcacagtaggaaaagcccaggtgtattcaaaaccataatgatggctgcattccacttaggagagaccctggtattaaatcattaatgatggctccattccacttaggagaggtcctggtattaaaccattactgatggctgcattccacttaggagagaccctggtattaaatcattaatgatggctgcattccacttaggagaggtcctggtattaaaccattactgatggctgcattccacttaggagaggccctggtattaaaccattactgatggctgcattccacttaggagagaccctggtattaaaccattaatgatggctgcattccacttaggagagaccctggtattaaaccattaatgatggctgtattccacttaggagagaccgtggtattaaaccattaatgatggctgcattccacttaggagaggtcctggtattaaaccattaatgatggctgcattccacttaggagagaccctggtattaaaccattaatgatggctgcattccacttaggagaggccctggtattaaaccattaatgatggctgcattccacttaggagagaccctggtattaaaccattaatgatggctgcattccacttaggagagaccctggtattaaaccattgttgatggctgcattccacttaggagagaccctggtattaaaccattaatgatggctgcattccacttaggagagaccctggtattaaaccattactgatggctgcattccacttagagaggccctggtattaaaccattactgatggctgcattccacttaggagagaccctggtattaaaccattgttgatggctgcattccaatttgggagagaccctggtattaaaccattaatgatggctgcattccacttaggagagaccctggtattaaaccattactgatggctgcattccacttaggagagaccctggtattaaaccattaatgatggctgcattccacttaggagagaccctggtattaaaccattaatgatggctgcattccacttaggagaggccctggtattaaaccattaatgatggctgcattccacttaggagagaccctggtattaaaccattactgatggctgcattccacttaggagaggtcctggtattaaaccattactgatggctgcattccacttaggagaggtcctggtattaaaccattaatgatggctgcattccacttaggagaggtcctggtattaaaccattaatgatggctgcattccacttaggagaggtcctggtattaaaccattactgatggctgcattccacttaggagaggtcctggtattaaaccattactgatggctgcattccacttaggagagaccctggtattaaaccattactgatggctgcattccacttaggagaggtcctggtattaaaccattaatgatggctgcattccacttaggagaggtcctggtattaaacca contains the following coding sequences:
- the LOC120545038 gene encoding hydroxycarboxylic acid receptor 2-like codes for the protein MLTLYRAAGWCCAPLTVQNMNITSDECCAFESPMLDHVLPPILILEFIFGLMGNVVALWMFVFHMDTWKPNSVYLAHLAVADSIVMFCLPFRADYYRRGKNWLYGDVPCRILLFLLAANRAAGIFFLTAVAVDRYLKIVHPLNRINRMGIRYALWVSLGLWVLIFLATGYLLASEHFYYSNNHTQCESFNICMGLSPLFTWHNTFYMTQFFLPSAIVAFCTFRITWQLRNRTMDKQGKIKRAVQFVLAVALIFIICFFPSTISRVAVWVLKVWYNECKYFQEANLAFYTSVCFTYFNSVLNPLVYYFSSPAFTGTFDKLLNKLLRRSDNNAQTQDSPESDISTIDGRKD